One Acutalibacter muris DNA window includes the following coding sequences:
- a CDS encoding UDP-3-O-(3-hydroxymyristoyl)glucosamine N-acyltransferase, translating to MDVKDIFDFLKSLHLEYRVVGKGNFALNGVCALNQLHNESLTWIRNPDMEKITGIEQYHNMCVILPGTKLPNTIHNIYIFVENPHSAFFEIVNSFFAKRQEKGQYIENDSVVLSSCIGKNVSVGHHCYTGKDVILGDDVVIEHNVILEGSVEIGARSTIESGVVIGLCGFGHYKDTNNVFRRIPHLGGVIIGEDVYIGANSTVARGTIANTIIEDHVKIDARCHIAHNDIIKRGVMITGGVGIAGSVTVEEDAWIGPNSTINNGLIIGRNSFVGIASVVTKNVPEGKAVFGVPARIVKDNTPNVYTT from the coding sequence ATGGATGTAAAAGATATTTTTGACTTTTTAAAATCGCTGCACCTAGAATATAGAGTAGTGGGAAAGGGAAATTTCGCACTTAATGGTGTATGCGCACTTAATCAGTTACATAATGAATCCTTGACATGGATTAGAAATCCAGATATGGAAAAAATTACAGGAATAGAACAATACCATAATATGTGTGTTATATTGCCAGGGACAAAATTGCCGAATACAATTCACAATATATACATTTTTGTTGAAAATCCTCATTCTGCTTTTTTTGAAATAGTTAATAGTTTTTTCGCAAAAAGGCAAGAAAAGGGTCAGTATATAGAAAATGATAGCGTGGTATTATCATCCTGTATAGGTAAAAATGTTAGCGTTGGACATCATTGTTATACCGGCAAAGATGTGATATTAGGAGATGATGTAGTCATTGAACACAATGTTATTTTGGAGGGTTCAGTAGAAATTGGCGCGAGAAGTACCATAGAAAGTGGTGTTGTTATTGGGCTGTGTGGCTTTGGTCATTATAAAGATACAAATAATGTCTTCAGAAGAATCCCTCATTTAGGGGGGGTTATAATAGGTGAGGACGTCTATATTGGGGCCAATTCAACAGTAGCCAGAGGAACAATTGCAAATACCATTATTGAAGATCATGTTAAAATAGATGCTAGATGTCATATTGCTCACAATGACATAATAAAACGGGGCGTTATGATAACAGGTGGCGTTGGGATAGCGGGTAGTGTAACTGTTGAAGAAGATGCATGGATTGGTCCAAATAGCACAATTAATAATGGATTAATAATTGGAAGAAATAGTTTTGTCGGGATTGCAAGTGTTGTGACAAAAAATGTTCCTGAAGGAAAGGCTGTTTTCGGAGTTCCTGCTAGGATTGTTAAAGACAACACTCCCAATGTATATACAACCTAA
- a CDS encoding TRAFAC clade GTPase domain-containing protein, protein MEDSFLQKTVVNKVNEEKETGKPKNILSEGLSSILEEDVTFYAPEESPVQKAEDYVCVYRGEALNDEELFQLSARENIRQVLIAGPYSSGKTTLIVMMYFLFLEGRNRVLKFGGSLTINGFKQRLQNLLLSSGEEKPIVERTPRTELNRYLHLNLEDHDGRKDNLILTDVSGELFCAEDMESLSDLYLACENVILILDGEKIAHPRQRQRERMTFTMMLRNLLKNGIITKNSKVQIVCTKKDLIDKGDDSKETYAFLEDSWNFIQSNYEALVDSLEFYTVSALTIEDEETQNDFETIILRCLEIDHCEVTVPHKKPKLQRFFDKYEVRE, encoded by the coding sequence TTGGAAGACAGCTTTTTACAGAAAACGGTGGTGAATAAAGTGAATGAAGAAAAGGAAACTGGCAAACCTAAGAATATTTTATCTGAAGGGTTAAGTAGCATTCTAGAAGAAGATGTTACTTTTTATGCTCCGGAAGAATCGCCAGTGCAAAAAGCGGAAGATTACGTCTGTGTATACCGTGGCGAGGCATTAAACGACGAAGAATTGTTTCAGCTCTCTGCACGAGAAAATATTAGGCAGGTATTAATAGCGGGGCCTTATTCCAGTGGTAAAACGACATTAATTGTTATGATGTACTTTCTCTTTTTGGAAGGACGCAACCGTGTACTTAAGTTTGGCGGTTCATTAACCATTAATGGATTTAAGCAGCGTTTACAAAATTTACTTTTATCTTCTGGGGAGGAAAAACCTATTGTTGAGAGAACACCTCGAACAGAACTAAACCGATATCTTCATTTAAATTTGGAAGATCATGATGGTAGAAAAGACAATTTAATCCTAACAGATGTTTCAGGAGAATTATTTTGTGCGGAGGATATGGAAAGTCTCAGTGATTTATATCTTGCTTGTGAGAATGTCATTTTGATTTTAGATGGAGAGAAAATTGCCCACCCAAGGCAACGTCAGAGGGAACGAATGACGTTCACAATGATGTTAAGAAATCTTTTGAAAAATGGAATAATTACTAAAAATTCCAAAGTGCAAATTGTTTGTACCAAAAAAGATCTTATTGATAAGGGAGATGATTCAAAAGAAACTTATGCTTTTTTAGAGGACAGTTGGAATTTTATACAATCAAACTACGAGGCGCTGGTTGATTCATTGGAGTTTTACACGGTTTCGGCTCTCACTATAGAAGATGAGGAAACGCAAAATGATTTTGAAACTATTATCTTGAGATGTTTAGAAATCGATCACTGCGAAGTCACCGTTCCACATAAGAAACCAAAACTACAACGCTTTTTTGACAAATATGAAGTAAGGGAGTGA
- a CDS encoding GTPase-associated system all-helical protein GASH: MKTLLRKCYQEVGIAGANATTFENRISAIEHLLSVDDFFTNYEWMSLTKWAMGVVEDENTESLLVRLEEEFCRTDNSFSLANTKEMHILVEFLIFQYCQNSENTLLLSMVICGHCVGWKTRSKLLYQKMIDYINNVRLSLRQFNSDLSIRTIDIQIPIQTIITLLEPENEDDEAREEQIAQLTGELEKDNVQLHKLTEQIHELNSALLVQREESDILWWMLTEWSETCQKSYRDMNQVEAALFSVYELNYHVKFALGPYAAKQILIKMVSLAKPGGSESPTVASLIDSLDGSTLPEFEECNITEFQPILSALKAKKEVFHKERNSEWMKHYEMRCKKELDNLSMTAVEFGQQLYREIELGRQLFTENGGE; encoded by the coding sequence ATGAAGACTTTATTAAGGAAATGCTATCAAGAAGTAGGGATTGCAGGAGCAAATGCTACTACATTTGAGAATAGAATATCTGCTATAGAACACCTGTTGAGCGTAGATGATTTTTTTACAAATTATGAGTGGATGTCATTAACGAAATGGGCTATGGGCGTTGTGGAAGATGAGAATACAGAATCACTGCTTGTCAGATTAGAAGAGGAGTTCTGTCGAACAGATAATTCTTTTTCTTTAGCCAACACAAAAGAAATGCATATACTAGTTGAATTTCTTATTTTTCAATATTGTCAGAACTCAGAGAATACTCTTTTACTTTCAATGGTGATTTGTGGGCATTGCGTTGGTTGGAAAACAAGAAGCAAACTTCTATATCAAAAAATGATTGATTACATTAATAATGTGAGATTGAGTTTGCGCCAATTCAATTCTGATTTGTCTATCCGAACAATTGATATACAAATTCCGATTCAAACAATTATAACGTTATTGGAGCCAGAAAATGAGGATGATGAAGCTAGGGAAGAACAAATTGCTCAGTTAACTGGAGAACTAGAGAAGGATAATGTGCAACTCCATAAGCTCACAGAACAGATCCATGAATTAAATTCGGCTTTGCTTGTGCAACGAGAAGAGTCCGACATCTTATGGTGGATGCTCACAGAGTGGAGTGAAACTTGCCAAAAGTCTTATCGAGATATGAACCAAGTTGAAGCTGCTTTGTTCTCGGTTTATGAATTAAATTATCATGTTAAATTTGCTTTGGGGCCGTATGCAGCAAAGCAAATCTTAATAAAAATGGTCTCTCTTGCCAAGCCAGGAGGATCAGAGTCGCCCACTGTAGCATCCTTAATTGATAGTTTAGATGGTAGTACGCTGCCTGAATTTGAAGAATGTAATATTACAGAGTTCCAACCAATTCTCTCTGCTTTAAAAGCCAAAAAGGAGGTTTTCCATAAAGAAAGAAACTCTGAATGGATGAAACACTATGAAATGAGATGTAAAAAAGAGTTGGACAATCTTTCAATGACAGCAGTAGAATTCGGTCAACAGCTATATAGAGAAATAGAACTTGGAAGACAGCTTTTTACAGAAAACGGTGGTGAATAA
- a CDS encoding ATP-grasp domain-containing protein, with product MKINVLVTAVGNAGVGSQIVEALKLSNLELNIVGTDISNFCIPQLNKFYKVPKATDPDYSMVIDRIISENSIHAIFPNSRAEIKFFLCNRQKYENRGIGIPLNSENIQEICENKYHLFSYLSEKGISVPRFLKINKIEDCYKISFFPVVIKPNILASASEHVYIAFDVEDAICYTTVMLKRGLDIVVQEYVGDMNSEYTIGVTSDNASNILGTIVIHRLYYSAISYKNKFRIGDKSYAISSGITQGEVVQDENIALQAQNIAQCLNSCGPLNIQGMVVNRQLLLFDAHPTITGSVSIRALAGYNEPENFLREKILGQVSRYTYRNIQVMRKLISEIKGE from the coding sequence GTGAAAATAAATGTTTTAGTTACTGCAGTAGGCAATGCTGGAGTTGGAAGTCAAATAGTAGAAGCGCTTAAACTTTCAAATCTGGAACTAAATATAGTTGGAACAGATATATCCAATTTTTGCATACCGCAACTGAATAAATTTTATAAAGTCCCCAAAGCAACTGATCCCGATTATTCAATGGTCATAGACAGAATTATTTCGGAAAATTCTATACACGCTATTTTCCCGAATTCGAGGGCAGAAATTAAGTTTTTTCTTTGCAATCGACAAAAATATGAAAATAGGGGAATAGGCATACCTCTAAATAGTGAAAATATACAGGAGATTTGTGAAAACAAATATCATCTATTTTCTTATTTGTCTGAAAAAGGTATTTCTGTTCCTAGATTTCTCAAAATAAACAAAATTGAAGATTGCTATAAAATCTCTTTTTTTCCTGTGGTTATTAAGCCAAACATTTTAGCTAGTGCTTCTGAACATGTATATATTGCTTTTGACGTAGAAGACGCAATTTGCTATACCACAGTAATGTTAAAACGAGGGTTGGATATAGTCGTTCAAGAATATGTTGGTGACATGAATTCTGAATATACTATAGGTGTTACCAGCGATAATGCTAGTAATATTTTAGGTACAATAGTTATACACAGACTATATTATTCGGCCATTTCGTACAAAAATAAATTTAGAATAGGCGATAAAAGTTATGCCATATCTTCTGGCATTACTCAAGGAGAAGTAGTGCAAGATGAAAATATTGCTCTTCAAGCACAGAACATTGCGCAATGTTTAAATTCATGTGGTCCATTGAATATACAAGGAATGGTTGTTAATCGACAATTATTGCTCTTTGATGCTCATCCTACAATTACTGGAAGTGTCTCCATAAGAGCTTTGGCCGGATATAATGAACCTGAAAATTTTCTTAGAGAAAAAATTCTGGGGCAGGTTTCAAGATATACATATAGGAACATTCAAGTAATGCGAAAATTGATTTCGGAAATTAAGGGAGAGTAA
- a CDS encoding PIG-L deacetylase family protein encodes MNNKKLLVIMAHPDDAELSCYGTIRKYIDEGYECYISIASNGINGNSSSQNCDRISESKQSFFSLPVHFVTLDCMDGFISFDLNLVKKVSNIICEIRPNVVITHFPDSFGCEHQDHTAIGKAVTNAVVRYSTNLEMFLYAEPMYPFFSSFKWNYIVDIDLYYKEKIKALQAHESQNGKFYMTEQFQTSRMTRISPYLGTIGSDKNCKFELYYSALGIF; translated from the coding sequence ATGAATAATAAAAAATTGTTAGTTATTATGGCACATCCTGACGATGCTGAATTGTCTTGTTACGGAACCATTAGAAAGTATATTGATGAAGGCTATGAATGTTATATATCAATTGCTAGTAATGGTATAAATGGAAATAGTAGCTCCCAAAATTGTGATAGGATATCAGAATCAAAGCAGAGCTTTTTTTCACTTCCGGTTCACTTTGTTACTTTAGATTGTATGGATGGGTTTATATCATTTGATTTGAATTTAGTAAAAAAAGTGAGTAACATTATTTGCGAAATTAGGCCTAATGTCGTTATTACCCATTTTCCGGATTCGTTTGGATGCGAACATCAAGATCATACGGCAATAGGTAAAGCTGTGACAAATGCAGTTGTAAGATATTCAACTAATTTAGAAATGTTTCTGTACGCTGAACCAATGTATCCTTTTTTCTCGTCCTTTAAGTGGAATTACATAGTAGATATTGACTTGTATTATAAAGAAAAAATAAAAGCTTTGCAGGCACATGAGTCACAGAATGGAAAATTTTATATGACAGAACAATTTCAAACTAGCAGAATGACCAGAATAAGTCCTTATTTAGGAACTATAGGTTCAGACAAAAACTGCAAATTTGAGTTGTACTATTCAGCATTAGGTATCTTCTAA
- a CDS encoding GAP1-N1 domain-containing protein encodes MGKTIYAEQTLHGYANGHQLLASSCALELPDRKRMDELSDLSGRHSGEGFVNYYTGYPIENGNKYVISKTWYASEMIRPGCVWTHSLIFNTKDLGQISDLSRLISSFQRPVSSSFQDYLCRILLPAEGVKLFPSFDFQRLQYAIFTICASATSKCVIANSNSTCFESELFMVLCSLPQEILSTFTFCTMSYDVRKYGDSLFQYQIIPNAVRNIPTRNYSNIMVCEEFSSIEKYPYWIQCYMQALLQDTLQDLYCFIRQYGTEYMTFTCYNHFARLYFALIGEMEISLTEYIESISMLFKSSQPLSQKTMELLLDNTFFPEVFINQEYQLLEIIEMKHLWPQKDWIKKLKCKIIHNTPEKLYPYMQRYIVGSLPVQICELVEDIIHELSPNHLRVVSHMDSNICFVLIRKNYNMLLCPDIWKQPRDFQQEILCAIGRTLEPELIKKLLVLILQTDVENIAEDMYRVLGNPLLPLLYDAICFARLIGEDQLRNWTPILLKDPNLLLDRILSLPESNWRQELFLQIDMNGEGFAQCVKKERWISLYQEFFKKETSICRQVDIAIQFFPAVFCTTYHFDDDFVRDVVGTVYREAKNNTMNSGVWSRFQHILPQVEDYQAWDRCLRIRRALDEKGYIVALIESVT; translated from the coding sequence ATGGGAAAGACTATCTATGCAGAACAAACCCTACACGGATATGCCAATGGGCACCAATTACTTGCTTCATCATGTGCTTTAGAATTACCAGATCGCAAGAGGATGGATGAATTAAGTGATCTCAGTGGACGACACAGCGGCGAGGGATTTGTTAATTATTATACAGGATATCCTATAGAAAATGGAAACAAATATGTGATTTCTAAGACTTGGTATGCTAGTGAAATGATACGGCCTGGGTGTGTCTGGACACATTCTTTGATTTTTAATACGAAAGATTTGGGCCAGATATCTGATCTTTCAAGATTAATATCTAGTTTTCAGCGTCCTGTAAGTTCGAGTTTCCAAGACTACTTATGTCGGATTTTATTGCCTGCTGAGGGCGTGAAACTGTTTCCTTCTTTTGACTTTCAGCGACTCCAGTATGCAATTTTCACGATATGTGCTTCAGCAACATCAAAATGTGTGATAGCGAATTCAAATTCTACTTGCTTTGAGAGTGAACTATTTATGGTGCTGTGTAGTTTGCCTCAGGAAATTTTGAGCACTTTTACATTTTGTACCATGTCTTATGATGTCAGAAAGTACGGAGACTCACTTTTTCAATATCAAATCATACCAAATGCAGTTAGGAATATACCGACAAGGAACTACTCCAATATAATGGTATGTGAAGAGTTTTCTTCTATCGAGAAATATCCATACTGGATTCAGTGTTATATGCAGGCACTATTGCAAGATACTCTGCAAGACTTATATTGCTTTATCCGTCAGTATGGAACAGAGTACATGACATTTACTTGCTATAATCATTTCGCTAGGCTCTATTTTGCACTGATTGGTGAGATGGAGATTTCCCTGACTGAATACATTGAATCTATCAGCATGTTGTTTAAATCAAGTCAACCGCTTTCGCAAAAAACTATGGAACTGTTGCTGGATAATACGTTCTTTCCAGAGGTCTTTATCAATCAGGAATATCAACTTTTGGAGATTATTGAAATGAAACATCTATGGCCTCAAAAGGATTGGATAAAAAAGCTAAAATGCAAAATCATACATAATACTCCCGAAAAATTATATCCGTATATGCAGCGATATATTGTCGGTTCACTTCCAGTACAGATTTGTGAATTAGTAGAGGATATTATTCATGAGCTTTCCCCCAACCATCTTCGAGTTGTGAGTCATATGGATAGCAATATATGTTTTGTATTAATCCGTAAGAATTATAACATGCTACTTTGTCCAGATATCTGGAAACAACCAAGAGATTTTCAGCAAGAAATTCTTTGCGCCATTGGTCGAACTTTAGAACCGGAGCTCATTAAGAAATTGCTAGTTCTTATCCTGCAGACAGATGTCGAGAATATTGCAGAAGATATGTACAGAGTTTTGGGCAATCCGTTGTTACCATTGCTATACGATGCCATATGTTTTGCCAGATTAATCGGCGAAGACCAACTGAGAAATTGGACACCAATTCTTCTTAAAGATCCAAATCTGCTGCTAGATAGAATTCTGAGTCTTCCGGAGTCAAACTGGCGACAGGAATTGTTCTTACAAATTGACATGAACGGTGAAGGGTTTGCGCAATGTGTAAAGAAAGAAAGATGGATAAGCTTATACCAAGAGTTTTTCAAGAAAGAAACTTCAATCTGTAGGCAAGTAGATATTGCAATTCAGTTTTTTCCAGCAGTTTTTTGTACAACTTACCATTTTGATGATGACTTTGTACGAGATGTTGTCGGGACTGTATATCGAGAGGCAAAGAATAATACTATGAATTCAGGTGTTTGGAGTCGTTTTCAGCATATTCTTCCTCAGGTTGAAGATTATCAAGCCTGGGATAGATGTTTGCGTATCCGCAGAGCATTAGATGAAAAAGGATATATAGTGGCGCTAATAGAGTCGGTCACTTAA
- a CDS encoding metallophosphoesterase: MLIGRSDKVVRWLHISDLHIVKRADWCNFEKELIHKCQDYDRIDLVIVTGDFHDFGDESHFHPAIDFLRRLLESLNLDVEKDLFVIPGNHDTVSGGPEKEIFITAAKTRPFDNTKKWIDILQNTFQEYETFVKELITSYAVEHPASIHSRKWRNTINFIHCNTALAADGKEKTNQLLDVDTLASIEYVPNMPNIILAHNNFFDLHPEHQKRVQDVIRVNSICAYFCGDRHRQSVDDIPLEKGQVPCIVSYKTAPDPKDCYSSFGIIFGEWEDDWAELTGWCWESGKGFSEDRSITGKKFSMHINQPALSVASPNKPDCKGNIEEADTGKQCVKQQIEEYSFVRRFISACYSLSYQQREQFNREHVDMPLPLNLSNIELSDYTKKALEKGVLPELMIDLEMILGNA, encoded by the coding sequence GTGCTGATAGGAAGAAGTGATAAAGTGGTTAGATGGCTGCATATTTCCGATTTGCACATTGTGAAGAGAGCAGATTGGTGCAATTTTGAAAAGGAACTAATTCATAAGTGTCAAGATTATGACAGAATTGATTTAGTCATTGTTACAGGAGATTTTCATGATTTTGGCGATGAAAGCCATTTCCATCCGGCAATTGACTTTTTGCGAAGATTACTGGAAAGTCTGAATTTAGATGTTGAAAAGGATTTGTTCGTTATTCCAGGAAATCATGATACTGTAAGTGGCGGTCCAGAGAAGGAAATCTTTATAACGGCTGCGAAAACCAGGCCTTTTGATAACACAAAAAAATGGATAGATATCTTGCAAAACACTTTTCAAGAGTATGAGACATTTGTTAAGGAGTTGATTACTTCTTACGCTGTGGAACACCCTGCCAGCATACATAGTCGAAAATGGAGGAATACAATTAATTTTATACACTGCAATACTGCTCTAGCAGCAGATGGAAAGGAGAAAACGAACCAATTATTAGATGTGGATACCTTAGCTTCGATAGAATATGTACCCAATATGCCCAATATCATTTTGGCTCATAATAATTTTTTTGATTTACACCCGGAGCATCAGAAACGAGTGCAGGATGTCATTCGAGTTAATTCTATATGTGCTTATTTTTGCGGAGACCGGCATAGACAAAGTGTTGATGATATCCCTTTGGAAAAGGGGCAGGTGCCTTGCATCGTGAGTTATAAGACGGCACCTGATCCCAAGGATTGTTATTCATCTTTTGGAATCATTTTTGGAGAGTGGGAAGACGATTGGGCTGAGTTAACAGGTTGGTGTTGGGAAAGCGGAAAGGGCTTCTCCGAGGATCGCTCGATTACAGGAAAAAAATTCTCTATGCACATAAATCAACCTGCATTGTCTGTAGCTTCTCCAAATAAGCCCGATTGTAAGGGAAATATCGAGGAAGCTGATACTGGCAAGCAGTGTGTCAAGCAACAGATTGAAGAATATTCATTTGTTCGTCGTTTCATTTCTGCCTGCTACTCATTGTCATATCAGCAACGAGAGCAATTTAATCGAGAACATGTGGACATGCCATTACCATTAAACCTAAGCAATATAGAATTGAGCGATTATACAAAAAAAGCATTGGAAAAAGGTGTTCTTCCCGAGCTAATGATAGATCTAGAAATGATTCTTGGAAATGCATAA
- a CDS encoding winged helix-turn-helix transcriptional regulator, whose amino-acid sequence MRKTELAVERCKTMSTLQKILGGKWKLEILYYISFHDIHRFGALRRQLGEITESSLTKQLRELVADGFLIRHDFHEVPPRVEYTLTDLGKSFMDVIDYMKTWGDNHLSNME is encoded by the coding sequence ATGCGAAAAACAGAACTGGCAGTGGAACGGTGCAAGACCATGTCCACGCTGCAAAAAATCCTGGGCGGTAAGTGGAAACTCGAAATTCTTTACTATATTTCTTTCCATGATATCCATCGCTTTGGCGCGCTGCGGCGGCAGTTGGGAGAGATCACGGAATCATCCCTGACGAAGCAGCTACGCGAGTTAGTAGCGGACGGATTTCTGATCCGTCATGACTTCCATGAAGTACCGCCGAGGGTGGAATACACATTGACCGATTTAGGTAAGAGTTTCATGGATGTCATCGACTATATGAAAACCTGGGGGGACAACCATTTATCAAATATGGAGTGA
- a CDS encoding radical SAM protein — translation MKFTGTIWRPPYEASSLLLEVTAGCTHHKCKFCTLYNDLPFKFKMSPMEDIECDLQEVANTMKQWDGFQFDRAFLTGANPFVLKAERLLAIADLIRKYVPTVQTIGCFARVTDITLKPDSELSALAQAGYDGLTIGMETGDDEALHFMNKGYTSADIVEQCSRLDKVGISYNFFYLVSISGASRGEIGAKATAAVCNQLHPQLIGANMLTIYPDSELYQEIQRGNWQEESEVEKYREIRVLIENLEIPTQFAALGASNAFQLHGSLPKDKNALTATIDKIIETVGEEKLRDYRMNLRHL, via the coding sequence ATGAAATTTACCGGAACTATCTGGCGCCCACCTTATGAGGCTTCTTCCCTGCTATTGGAAGTCACCGCAGGCTGCACCCATCACAAATGCAAATTTTGCACGCTCTACAATGACCTGCCGTTCAAGTTCAAGATGTCACCGATGGAGGATATCGAATGCGATTTGCAGGAAGTGGCAAACACAATGAAGCAATGGGATGGATTTCAATTTGACCGCGCCTTTCTTACAGGGGCGAATCCATTCGTGCTGAAAGCAGAACGTCTACTAGCTATCGCTGACCTGATCCGCAAGTATGTCCCTACTGTCCAGACCATAGGCTGCTTTGCTCGTGTGACGGACATTACGCTGAAGCCAGACAGTGAATTGAGCGCACTGGCCCAGGCTGGATATGATGGCTTGACTATCGGCATGGAAACTGGTGACGATGAAGCCTTGCACTTTATGAATAAGGGCTACACTTCTGCTGATATTGTGGAGCAGTGCAGCAGACTGGATAAGGTTGGTATTAGCTATAATTTCTTCTATCTGGTCAGTATTTCAGGCGCAAGCCGTGGCGAAATTGGCGCGAAAGCTACTGCTGCCGTATGTAATCAGCTCCACCCACAGCTTATTGGTGCCAATATGCTGACGATCTACCCGGATTCCGAACTTTACCAGGAAATCCAGCGTGGCAACTGGCAGGAGGAAAGCGAGGTTGAGAAGTACCGTGAAATCCGTGTGCTGATAGAGAATTTGGAAATTCCCACACAGTTTGCAGCTCTTGGAGCCTCCAACGCATTCCAGCTCCACGGTTCTCTGCCAAAGGATAAGAATGCGCTGACTGCCACGATTGACAAAATCATTGAGACTGTTGGCGAAGAAAAGCTGCGGGATTACCGCATGAATCTTCGCCACCTGTAA
- a CDS encoding TRAFAC clade GTPase domain-containing protein — translation MEDCTCLMIGMPASGKTTYLASLVHMLTMNKTKTALHLDNADLPTGIEKIQQAIDNFTCFQPVGRTIETAEDWLEIRLYNNYEQSIKLHIPDLSGEIFRDLVKQRQIKKDFADSIQLADMFLFFINCDTISEERRISLKEESALQMIAKGYSKEIIQESKAYSIEGTLEKQAQITQSDLVELLQCVMFLAKKRSRINFVVSAWDSVEKRLSPSDRTPVKCLEKILPLFSQFLQTNYDKIDGKIWGVSAQGFDFTNEDELKRWERDDIGSRVRVITPDNKEIRDLSCLLLLN, via the coding sequence GTGGAAGATTGTACTTGCTTAATGATTGGAATGCCAGCAAGCGGGAAAACTACTTATTTAGCATCCTTGGTACATATGCTCACTATGAATAAAACGAAAACAGCATTGCATCTTGATAATGCAGATCTTCCAACTGGAATAGAAAAAATACAGCAAGCGATTGACAATTTTACTTGTTTTCAACCTGTAGGTAGAACTATTGAAACGGCAGAAGATTGGCTAGAAATACGGCTATATAATAATTATGAACAGTCAATTAAATTGCACATACCAGATTTATCGGGAGAGATCTTTCGTGATCTCGTAAAGCAACGGCAGATTAAAAAAGATTTTGCAGATTCCATACAATTGGCAGATATGTTTTTGTTTTTTATAAATTGTGATACTATTTCCGAGGAACGTCGGATCTCATTAAAAGAAGAAAGTGCCCTCCAGATGATTGCTAAAGGGTATAGTAAGGAGATTATTCAAGAAAGCAAGGCATATTCAATCGAAGGGACGTTGGAGAAACAGGCACAGATAACTCAATCAGATTTGGTAGAGCTATTGCAATGTGTGATGTTTCTTGCTAAAAAACGAAGTAGGATCAATTTTGTTGTTTCAGCATGGGATTCTGTTGAAAAACGTTTGAGTCCGAGTGATCGAACACCAGTTAAGTGTTTGGAAAAAATTCTTCCATTATTCTCTCAGTTTCTTCAAACCAATTATGATAAAATTGATGGTAAAATCTGGGGAGTGAGCGCTCAAGGATTTGATTTCACAAACGAAGATGAATTAAAAAGATGGGAAAGAGACGATATTGGAAGTCGCGTAAGAGTAATAACTCCGGACAATAAAGAAATTCGAGACCTTTCATGCTTACTATTACTTAATTGA